One segment of Panicum virgatum strain AP13 chromosome 1K, P.virgatum_v5, whole genome shotgun sequence DNA contains the following:
- the LOC120662304 gene encoding auxin-responsive protein SAUR71-like produces MKRLLRRLSRTVAAAEDGGGLAAAHRQGRGKKGKGVPEGHVPVCVGEEGGPVERFAVRAELLGEPAFAALLRRAAQEYGYAHPGALRIPCTAAEFRRLLLRLSDAAAAAASC; encoded by the coding sequence ATGAAGCGGCTACTGAGGCGGCTCTCCCGCAccgtggcggcggccgaggacggcggcggcctggccgCGGCGCACCGCCAGGGCCGGGGGAAGAAGGGCAAGGGGGTGCCGGAGGGCCACGTCCCCGTGTGCGTCGGCGAGGAGGGCGGGCCCGTGGAGCGCTTCGCGGTGCGCGCCGAGCTGCTGGGCGAGCCGGCCTTCGcggcgctcctccgccgcgccgcgcaggaGTACGGCTACGCCCACCCGGGGGCGCTCCGCatcccctgcaccgccgccgagTTCCGACGCCTCCTGCTGCGCctctccgacgccgccgccgccgccgccagctgctAG
- the LOC120662401 gene encoding cullin-associated NEDD8-dissociated protein 1-like: MANLNITNILEKMTGKDKDYRYMATSDLLSELNKESFKADQDLEPKLTSTVLQQLEDASGDVSGLAVKCLAPLVKKVGEDKVVDMTNKLCDKLINGKEQHRDTASIALKTIIAEVMTPSLAEKILVCIAPQLIKGVNTAKGAEIKCECLDILGDVLHRFGNLITKDHEYMLTALLSQLGSNQASVRKKSVSCIASLAPSLSDDLLAKATLQVVQLLKNRSAKSDITRTNIQMIGSLSRSVGYRFGPHLAETVPLLISYCTSASENDEELREYSLQALESFMLRCPRDISPYCEVILNLALEYVSYDPNFTDSMEEDTDEEGQEEEDDDESANEYTDDEDASWKVRRASAKCLSAIIVSRPEMLSKLYLEACPKLIERFREREENVKMDIFNTFIELLRQTGNVTKGQGDIDESSPRWLLKQEVPKVVKSINRQLREKSIKTKVGAFSVLKELVVVLPDCLADHFGSLVPGIEKALNDKSSTSNLKIEALVFTRLVMASHSPSVFHPYIKALSAPILSAIGDRYYKVTAEALRVCGELVRVLRPNLEASAVDFKPYIGPIYNAILGRLANQDQDQEVKECAISCMSLVVSTFGDGLQRELPACLPILVDRMGNEITRLTAVKAFSVIANSPLRIDLSCVLDHVVSELTAFLRKANRALRQATLGTLNSLVVTYGGQIGSSSYETIIAELSTLISDMDLHMTALALELCCTIMVDRKSIQNVGLAVRNKVLPQALILIRSALLQGQALQALQRFFASLVQSANTSFDALLDSLISAAKPSQSGGLAKQALSSIAKCVAVLCLAAGDQKCAATIEMLKGILKDDSASNSAKQHMALLCLGEIGRRKDLSNHVHIENIVIESFQSPFEEIKSAASYALGNIAVGNLSKYLPFILDQIDNQQKKQYLLLHSLKEVIVRQTVDHNGQSELQDSNIEKILALLFNHCESEEEGVRNVVAECLGKIALIEPKKLIPALKVRTSSPAANTRATVAIAIKYSIVERPEKIDEIMYSEISTFLMLIKDSDRHVRRAAVLALSTAAHNKPNLIKGLLPELLPLLYDQTVIKQELVRTVDLGPFKHVVDDGLELRKAAFECVDTLLDSCLDQMNPSSFIVPFLLSGLGDHYDVKMPCHLILSKLADKCPSAVLAVLDSIVEPIEKTISHKPKGDAVKQEVDRNEDMIRSALRAISSLSRISGSDYSMRFKNLMNKIVSTPALAEKYNSVRSE, from the exons ATGGCAAATTTAAACATAACCAACATCTTGGAGAAG ATGACAGGGAAGGACAAAGACTACAGATATATGGCAACATCAGATCTGCTTAGTGAATTGAATAAAGAGAGCTTCAAAGCTGATCAAGACCTTGAGCCAAAGTTAACGAGTACTGTTCTTCAACAACTGGAAGATGCTTCAGGAGATGTTTCTGGTTTAGCTGTTAAATG CTTGGCTCCACTTGTCAAAAAGGTTGGTGAGGACAAGGTAGTGGATATGACCAACAAACTTTGTGATAAATTGATCAATGGAAAGGAGCAGCATCGTGATACTGCTAGTATAGCCCTGAAAACAATCATTGCAGAAGTTATGACACCATCACTTGCTGAAAAGATTTTGGTTTGTATTGCCCCACAGCTCATCAAGGGTGTGAACACT GCAAAAGGTGCTGAAATTAAATGTGAATGCCTTGATATATTGGGGGATGTGCTTCATAGATTTGGCAACTTGATTACAAAAGATCATGAGTACATGCTCACCGCACTTTTATCCCAGTTGGGTTCTAACCAAGCAAGCGTCAGAAAAAAGTCTGTTTCTTGTATTG CATCGCTTGCTCCAAGTTTATCAGATGATTTGTTAGCAAAGGCAACTTTGCAAGTTGTCCAATTACTGAAAAATAGAAGTGCAAAATCTGATATTACCCGGACAAATATCCAAATGATTGGTTCTCTAAG TCGTTCTGTAGGATACCGTTTTGGACCACATCTTGCTGAAACTGTTCCTTTGCTTATAAGCTATTGTACAAGTGCATCCGAAAATGATGAAGAGCTCCGTGAATACAGCTTGCAG GCTCTCGAGAGCTTTATGCTCAGGTGCCCAAGGGATATATCACCATATTGTGAGGTCATTTTGAATCTTGCTTTGGAATATGTGAGCTATGATCCTAATTTCACTGATAGCATGGAGGAGGATACTGATGAGGAaggccaggaggaggaggatgatga TGAGAGTGCGAATGAGTACACAGATGATGAGGATGCGAGTTGGAAAGTCCGTAGGGCATCAGCAAAGTGCCTATCTGCAATCATAGTATCTCGTCCTGAAATGTTATCGAAGCTGTATCTGGAG GCTTGCCCCAAGTTAATTGAACGGTTTAGGGAAAGAGAGGAGAATGTAAAG ATGGACATCTTCAACACCTTCATTGAGTTGTTACGCCAAACTGGTAATGTAACAAAAGGACAAGGTGACATCGATGAGTCGAG TCCTCGGTGGTTGCTGAAACAAGAGGTGCCAAAAGTTGTCAAGTCTATCAACAGGCAGTTACGTGAAAAATCAATCAAGACAAAG GTTGGGGCATTTTCAGTATTGAAGGAGCTTGTTGTTGTACTACCTGACTGTCTTGCTGATCATTTTGGCTCACTTGTTCCTGGGATTGAGAAGGCTTTGAAT GATAAATCTTCTACCTCCAACCTGAAGATTGAAGCCCTTGTATTTACAAGGCTTGTTATGGCTTCACATTCTCCATCTGTGTTTCATCCATACATCAAG GCACTTTCTGCCCCAATATTATCAGCAATTGGAGATAGATATTATAAAGTCACTGCTGAGGCTTTGCGGGTGTGCGGAGAACTAGTCCGTGTCCTTCGTCCAAATCTTGAG GCAAGCGCTGTGGATTTCAAGCCATATATTGGTCCAATCTATAACGCTATACTGGGACGCTTGGCTAATCAAGATCAGGATCAG GAGGTTAAAGAGTGTGCCATATCATGCATGAGTCTGGTGGTCTCCACTTTTGGTGATGGCCTTCAAAGAGAATTACCAGCTTGCCTTCCCATACTCGTTGATAGGATGGGTAATGAAATAACAAGACTTACAGCTGTCAAG GCATTTTCAGTTATTGCAAATTCACCTCTTCGTATTGATCTCTCGTGTGTCCTGGATCATGTTGTTTCCGAGCTCACAGCTTTCCTTCGTAAG GCCAACAGAGCTCTTAGGCAGGCAACATTGGGAACACTAAATTCTTTGGTTGTCACATATGGTGGTCAAATTGGCTCTTCTTCATATGAGACAATAATTGCTGAACTTTCTACCCTCATAAG TGACATGGATTTGCATATGACAGCTCTTGCATTAGAACTTTGTTGCACAATAATGGTTGACAGAAAATCCATTCAAAATGTTGGTTTAGCTGTGAGAAACAAGGTTTTGCCTCAGGCACTTATTTTGATCAGGAGTGCCCTTTTGCAAGGGCAAGCACTGCAG GCTCTTCAGAGATTTTTTGCTTCGCTAGTCCAATCTGCAAATACTAGCTTCGATGCTTTGTTGGATTCCCTTATTTCTGCTGCTAAACCGTCACAGTCAGGTGGTCTTGCCAAGCAAGCACTGTCTTCCATTGCTAAGTGTGTTGCTGTTCTCTGCTTAGCAGCTGGTGACCAGAAGTGTGCGGCTACAATTGAAATGCTTAAAGGCATTTTAAAAGATGACAGCGCTTCTAACTCT GCTAAACAGCATATGGCCTTGCTATGTTTGGGAGAAATTGGAAGGAGGAAGGACCTCAGTAATCATGTTCATATTGAGAACATTGTCATTGAATCATTTCAATCACCTTTTGAGGAGATTAAATCTGCAGCGTCCTATGCACTTGGAAACATTGCTGTTGGCAACCTCTCCAAGTATTTGCCATTTATTTTGGATCAGATTGACAATCAACAGAAGAAGCAATATCTGTTGCTTCATTCGCTTAAAGAG GTAATCGTGCGGCAAACTGTTGATCATAATGGCCAGAGCGAGCTCCAGGATTCAAACATTGAGAAGATATTGGCATTGCTCTTTAATCACTGCGAAAGTGAAGAGGAGGGAGTTCGGAATGTTGTTGCAGAGTGTTTAGGAAAGATCGCACTGATCGAACCAAAAAAATTAATCCCTGCGTTGAAG GTGCGCACATCTAGCCCAGCTGCGAACACAAGAGCTACGGTTGCCATTGCTATCAAATATTCAATTGTTGAACGGCCTGAAAAAATAGACGAAATCATGTACTCTGAGATATCTACTTTCCTGATGTTGATTAAAGACAGTGATAGG CATGTGAGGCGAGCAGCGGTTCTGGCTTTGAGCACGGCTGCCCACAACAAGCCAAATTTGATTAAAGGTCTTCTTCCAGAATTATTACCTCTTTTGTATGACCAAACTGTTATAAAG CAAGAATTGGTCAGGACAGTTGATCTTGGGCCTTTCAAGCATGTTGTAGATGATGGTCTTGAACTTAGGAAAGCTGCCTTTGAATGTGTGGACACGTTGCTGGACAGTTGTCTTGATCAAATGAATCCATCATCCTTTATTGTACCTTTCCTCCTATCTGGCTTAGGTG ATCATTATGACGTAAAAATGCCTTGCCATTTGATTCTCTCGAAGCTAGCAGACAAGTGCCCTTCTGCTGTTCTTGCAG TTTTGGACTCCATAGTGGAACCCATTGAGAAAACTATTAGTCACAAACCCAAGGGTGATGCAGTGAAGCAGGAGGTTGATCGGAACGAAGACATGATTCGCAGTGCTCTTCGAGCCATATCTTCTTTGAGCCGCATAAG TGGCAGCGACTACAGTATGCGTTTCAAGAATCTGATGAACAAGATTGTGTCTACTCCTGCACTCGCCGAGAAGTACAATTCGGTGCGCAGTGAATGA